The following proteins come from a genomic window of Microbacterium lemovicicum:
- the pstB gene encoding phosphate ABC transporter ATP-binding protein PstB: MSKSIEVNDLNVYYSDFLAVEGVSLSIEPRSVTAFIGPSGCGKSTFLRTLNRMHEVIPGARVEGEVLLDGDDLYGNGVDPVAVRRQVGMVFQRPNPFPTMSIRENVLAGVKLNNKRISKSDADGLVEKSLKGANLWNEVKDRLDKPGSGLSGGQQQRLCIARAIAVSPQVLLMDEPCSALDPISTYAIEELIEELKQDFTIVIVTHNMQQASRVSDKTAFFNIAGTGKPGKLIEYNETKSIFTTPAVQATEDYVSGRFG, encoded by the coding sequence GTGTCCAAAAGCATCGAAGTCAACGACCTCAACGTCTACTACAGCGACTTCCTCGCGGTCGAGGGCGTCTCGCTCTCCATCGAGCCCCGTTCCGTCACGGCCTTCATCGGCCCGTCGGGCTGCGGCAAGTCCACCTTCCTCCGCACCCTCAACCGCATGCACGAGGTCATCCCCGGCGCACGCGTCGAGGGCGAGGTGCTCCTCGACGGCGACGACCTCTACGGCAACGGGGTCGACCCGGTGGCCGTGCGCCGCCAGGTGGGCATGGTCTTCCAGCGCCCGAACCCGTTCCCGACCATGTCGATCCGCGAGAACGTGCTGGCCGGCGTGAAGCTCAACAATAAGCGCATCTCCAAGTCCGACGCCGACGGCCTCGTCGAGAAGTCGCTCAAGGGCGCGAACCTCTGGAACGAGGTCAAGGACCGCCTCGACAAGCCCGGGTCGGGACTGTCGGGCGGCCAGCAGCAGCGTCTGTGCATCGCCCGCGCGATCGCCGTGTCCCCGCAGGTGCTCCTCATGGACGAGCCCTGCTCGGCCCTCGACCCGATCTCCACCTACGCGATCGAAGAGCTGATCGAGGAGCTCAAGCAGGACTTCACGATCGTGATCGTGACGCACAACATGCAGCAGGCCTCCCGCGTGTCCGACAAGACGGCGTTCTTCAACATCGCGGGCACCGGCAAGCCGGGCAAGCTCATCGAGTACAACGAGACGAAGTCGATCTTCACGACGCCCGCCGTGCAGGCCACGGAGGACTACGTGTCGGGACGCTTCGGATAA
- a CDS encoding winged helix-turn-helix domain-containing protein, with protein MAQLLVLSSTLGGGAVLPSLELLSHRVRQIPAEPASLVNAPAADVVIVDARLDLVSAKSLCKILTTTGLDAPLLLVVTEGGLAAVSTDWGVDDVILVTAGPAEVDARVRLAIGRQSAEQVSTRIQTSGITIDESSYSAKVHGKALDLTYKEFQLLHFFATHPSRVFTREQLLSEVWGYDYFGGTRTVDVHVRRLRAKLGDLEQLIGTVRNVGYRFNVYEDDQLPAPAVRS; from the coding sequence TTGGCACAGCTTCTTGTTCTGAGCTCCACTCTGGGGGGTGGCGCCGTCCTGCCGTCCCTCGAGCTGCTCAGCCACCGGGTGCGGCAGATCCCCGCCGAACCCGCCTCGCTCGTCAACGCTCCGGCGGCCGACGTGGTGATCGTCGACGCCCGCCTCGACCTGGTCAGCGCGAAGTCGCTGTGCAAGATCCTGACCACGACAGGACTGGACGCCCCGCTCCTCCTCGTCGTGACCGAGGGCGGCCTAGCGGCGGTCTCCACCGACTGGGGCGTGGACGACGTCATCCTCGTCACCGCCGGTCCCGCCGAGGTGGATGCCCGCGTCCGCCTCGCGATCGGGCGTCAGAGCGCCGAGCAGGTCAGCACCCGCATCCAGACCTCCGGCATCACGATCGACGAGTCCTCCTATTCTGCGAAGGTGCACGGGAAGGCGCTCGACCTCACCTACAAAGAGTTCCAGCTCCTGCACTTCTTCGCGACGCACCCGTCGCGCGTCTTCACCCGCGAGCAGCTGCTCAGTGAGGTGTGGGGCTACGACTACTTCGGAGGCACCCGCACCGTCGACGTGCACGTCCGTCGCCTCCGCGCGAAGCTCGGCGACCTGGAGCAGCTGATCGGCACCGTGCGCAACGTGGGCTACCGCTTCAACGTCTACGAGGACGACCAGCTGCCCGCTCCGGCCGTCCGATCCTGA
- a CDS encoding FUSC family protein: protein MSSSREPATGTTVIPTGWRARIDPRPGLVRVYGSTNAILQIVIAATGAYLFATGVLGHTAPLLAATVTVSSLGLVRDARPRRVLETVLGMLVGILVAELLLLVAGSGWWQLAIALAATLAVARFLSDQAGFAIAAAIQSLIVMIIPANTPFLRLADGLVGGVAALLVTALVPRNPSRAAARDGAALFAGFDNAAATVAQALRRADRIRGARGLEKARALQPLVDQWRSSLESGLSIARISPFLRRQRSELEREERIRQSMDLATRNLRVIARRAVYLLDDGVPRPVAADVVGELAQGARLIADSLHDISQEPIAREVLRAVAGRLEPSDLLPEASLGEHNLIAALRPLAVDLLTATGMPADEARASVPRI, encoded by the coding sequence ATGAGCAGCTCGCGGGAGCCGGCGACCGGCACGACGGTCATCCCCACGGGCTGGCGGGCGCGCATCGATCCCCGGCCGGGGCTTGTGAGGGTCTACGGCTCGACCAACGCGATCCTCCAGATCGTCATCGCGGCCACCGGCGCCTACCTGTTCGCCACCGGGGTGCTGGGCCACACCGCACCGCTGCTGGCCGCCACCGTCACCGTCTCGAGCCTCGGCCTCGTGCGCGACGCGCGACCCCGGCGGGTGCTGGAGACGGTGCTCGGGATGCTGGTGGGCATCCTGGTCGCGGAGCTGCTGCTCCTCGTCGCCGGCTCGGGCTGGTGGCAGCTGGCCATCGCGCTCGCCGCGACGCTCGCCGTGGCGCGCTTCCTCTCGGATCAGGCGGGTTTCGCGATCGCCGCGGCCATCCAGTCGCTCATCGTGATGATCATCCCGGCCAACACGCCGTTCCTCCGCCTGGCCGACGGCCTCGTCGGCGGGGTCGCGGCACTGCTGGTCACCGCTCTCGTGCCGCGGAACCCGAGCCGCGCCGCTGCCCGCGACGGCGCGGCGCTCTTCGCCGGCTTCGACAACGCCGCCGCGACCGTCGCGCAGGCGCTGCGGCGCGCCGACCGCATCCGCGGCGCCCGCGGACTCGAGAAGGCCCGCGCCCTGCAGCCGCTCGTCGACCAATGGCGGTCGTCGCTGGAGTCGGGGCTGTCGATCGCCCGCATCTCGCCGTTCCTCCGCCGCCAGCGCTCCGAGCTGGAGCGGGAGGAGCGCATCCGGCAGTCGATGGACCTGGCCACCCGCAACCTGCGCGTCATCGCCCGCCGCGCGGTGTACCTCCTCGACGACGGCGTGCCCCGGCCGGTCGCGGCCGACGTCGTCGGCGAGCTCGCGCAGGGTGCGCGGCTCATCGCCGACTCGCTGCACGACATCTCGCAGGAGCCGATCGCGCGCGAGGTGCTGCGCGCCGTCGCCGGGCGGCTCGAGCCGTCCGACCTGCTGCCCGAGGCCTCGCTGGGCGAGCACAACCTCATCGCCGCGCTGCGGCCGCTCGCCGTCGATCTGCTGACCGCGACCGGGATGCCGGCGGATGAGGCGCGGGCGAGCGTGCCGCGCATCTG
- a CDS encoding FABP family protein: protein MFDLPTDLPADLVPLSWLIGVWEGTGVIDYTVGDTRYTGEFAHRVSFTPHGAQLRYAADAWFLEGSGEEQTRTPLVSEVGFWRLARPAGPQDPGPGLLPATEPAVVRTADDVEALRNAEGGFDIEVLLAHSDGVGELYLGQVRGPRIDLGTDHVARTASAKAYAAASRMYGLVDGHLLWAWDIAALGQELGSHASARLARAE, encoded by the coding sequence GTGTTCGACCTGCCGACCGACCTCCCCGCCGACCTGGTGCCGCTGTCATGGCTCATCGGCGTCTGGGAGGGCACCGGAGTCATCGACTACACCGTGGGCGACACCCGCTACACCGGTGAGTTCGCGCATCGCGTGAGCTTCACGCCCCACGGCGCTCAGCTCCGCTACGCCGCCGATGCCTGGTTCCTCGAAGGGTCGGGCGAGGAGCAGACGCGCACACCCCTGGTCTCCGAGGTCGGCTTCTGGCGCCTCGCCCGCCCCGCGGGTCCGCAGGACCCCGGCCCGGGACTCCTGCCGGCCACCGAGCCGGCCGTCGTCCGCACCGCCGACGACGTCGAGGCGCTCCGCAACGCCGAGGGCGGCTTCGACATCGAGGTGCTCCTCGCGCACTCCGACGGAGTGGGCGAGCTGTACCTCGGTCAGGTGCGAGGACCGCGCATCGATCTGGGCACCGACCACGTGGCGCGCACGGCGTCGGCGAAGGCCTACGCCGCGGCATCCCGCATGTACGGACTGGTCGACGGCCACCTGCTCTGGGCGTGGGACATCGCGGCTCTCGGGCAGGAGCTCGGCTCCCACGCCTCCGCGCGGCTCGCGCGGGCCGAGTGA
- a CDS encoding YgfZ/GcvT domain-containing protein — MDATTAPDAEFARVPGAVVDETGLRHLGNPLGEQRALAAGTAVAPLADRRVLAVSGEDRLSWLDSVASQALARLQPGVSTELLILDPQGRIEHAASVVDDGETTWLLVDDSDADPLLAWLLRMRFRLRVQPRDASDEYAVVGGTAAAAASLPAVSPAGVPLVWHDPWPGVSVGGWGYAVTAPHPGIDRDWAEAVVPRAQLAELADAAVRGERMLAGRDAAEALRIAAWRPRRSADVDERAIPHELDWMRTAVHLEKGCYRGQETVAKVHNLGHPPRRLVALQLDGSGSELPKQGAEVRVGDDVVGAVTSVALHFEEGPIALAVVKRTTPVDAQLLVDGADGPIAAAQEVIVPPEAGATANVPRLPRLGRRTRA, encoded by the coding sequence ATGGACGCCACGACCGCACCCGACGCCGAGTTCGCCCGCGTGCCCGGCGCCGTGGTCGACGAGACGGGCCTGCGCCACCTCGGCAACCCGCTCGGCGAGCAGCGGGCGCTCGCCGCCGGCACCGCCGTCGCCCCCCTCGCCGACCGGCGCGTGCTCGCGGTCTCGGGGGAGGACCGTCTGAGCTGGCTCGACTCCGTCGCCTCGCAGGCGCTCGCCCGGCTGCAGCCCGGGGTCAGCACCGAGCTCCTCATCCTCGACCCGCAGGGCCGCATCGAGCACGCCGCGTCCGTCGTCGACGACGGCGAGACGACCTGGCTGCTCGTCGACGACTCCGATGCCGATCCGCTGCTGGCCTGGCTGCTGCGGATGCGGTTCCGCCTCCGCGTCCAGCCCCGTGACGCCTCCGACGAGTACGCGGTGGTCGGCGGCACGGCGGCGGCCGCGGCATCCCTCCCCGCGGTATCGCCCGCGGGTGTCCCGCTCGTCTGGCACGATCCGTGGCCCGGGGTCTCGGTCGGCGGCTGGGGCTACGCGGTGACCGCGCCGCACCCGGGCATCGACCGCGACTGGGCGGAGGCCGTCGTGCCCCGCGCGCAGCTGGCGGAACTCGCCGACGCGGCCGTGCGCGGAGAGCGGATGCTGGCCGGCCGCGATGCCGCGGAGGCCCTGCGGATCGCCGCCTGGCGCCCCCGGCGCTCAGCGGATGTGGACGAGCGTGCCATCCCTCACGAGCTGGACTGGATGCGCACCGCCGTGCACCTCGAGAAGGGCTGCTACCGCGGGCAGGAGACCGTCGCGAAGGTGCACAACCTCGGCCATCCGCCGCGACGCCTGGTCGCTCTGCAGCTCGACGGCAGCGGCTCGGAGCTCCCGAAGCAGGGTGCGGAGGTGCGCGTGGGCGACGACGTCGTCGGCGCGGTGACCTCGGTCGCGCTGCACTTCGAGGAGGGCCCGATCGCGCTCGCGGTGGTCAAGCGCACGACGCCGGTCGATGCGCAGCTGCTGGTCGACGGGGCGGACGGCCCCATCGCCGCCGCGCAGGAAGTGATCGTGCCGCCCGAAGCGGGTGCCACGGCGAACGTGCCGCGACTGCCCCGCCTGGGCCGGCGCACCCGCGCATGA
- the pstC gene encoding phosphate ABC transporter permease subunit PstC — MTATTAAPEARTKVKQRPGDLWFSGSALFAGSMILATLAAVALFLIIQSIPAFGASSETASLLTSDFWAYVGPLLFGTVWAALLALLMAVPLSLGVALFITHYAPRRLAQGLGYIVDLLAAVPSVVFGLWGILILAPAVQPVYAWLNANAGWFPLFAGDASATGRTIFTASIVLAVMVVPIITAICREIFLQTPVLHEEAALALGATRWEMIRMAVLPFGRSGIVSASMLGLGRALGETMAVAMVLSATGAVSFQLFTSTNPSTIAANIALTFPEAYATNINVLIATGLILFIVTFVVNAVARYIVNRRKEFSGAN; from the coding sequence ATGACAGCCACCACCGCGGCGCCCGAGGCGCGGACGAAGGTGAAGCAGAGGCCCGGCGACCTCTGGTTCTCCGGCTCAGCCCTCTTCGCCGGATCGATGATCCTCGCGACGCTCGCCGCCGTCGCCCTGTTCCTCATCATCCAGTCCATCCCGGCGTTCGGGGCGTCCAGCGAGACCGCCTCGCTCCTGACGTCCGACTTCTGGGCGTACGTGGGCCCGCTGCTGTTCGGCACGGTCTGGGCGGCGCTCCTCGCCCTTCTGATGGCGGTGCCGCTCTCGCTCGGCGTCGCGCTCTTCATCACGCACTACGCGCCCCGCCGCCTGGCGCAGGGACTGGGCTACATCGTCGACCTGCTCGCGGCTGTCCCCTCCGTCGTCTTCGGTCTCTGGGGCATCCTCATCCTCGCGCCGGCGGTGCAGCCGGTCTACGCCTGGCTCAACGCCAACGCGGGATGGTTCCCGCTCTTCGCCGGGGATGCCTCGGCCACCGGCCGCACGATCTTCACCGCATCGATCGTGCTCGCCGTCATGGTCGTGCCGATCATCACGGCGATCTGCCGCGAGATCTTCCTTCAGACGCCCGTCCTCCACGAGGAGGCCGCACTGGCCCTCGGGGCGACGCGCTGGGAGATGATCCGCATGGCGGTGCTCCCGTTCGGCCGCTCCGGCATCGTGTCGGCCTCCATGCTGGGCCTGGGCCGCGCGCTCGGCGAGACGATGGCCGTCGCCATGGTGCTCTCCGCCACCGGCGCCGTGTCCTTCCAGCTCTTCACCTCGACCAACCCGTCCACGATCGCGGCCAACATCGCGCTGACCTTCCCCGAGGCCTACGCGACGAACATCAACGTCCTGATCGCGACCGGCCTCATCCTCTTCATCGTGACGTTCGTGGTCAACGCGGTCGCGCGTTACATCGTGAACCGTCGCAAGGAATTCTCGGGAGCGAACTGA
- the pstS gene encoding phosphate ABC transporter substrate-binding protein PstS → MKISRIAQLGAVAAIAALTLAGCASNEGGAGAAPVSSDAPAGLSGTLTGSGATSQQVAIQSWTAEFQTTNPDVTVNYDPAGSGTGRESFGSGAVAFAGSDRAFKADEISAGPFDACAAGSDLVEIPAYVSPIAIVFTLDGVDSLDLDAATLAGIFAGTITTWNDPAIAATNSGVTLPSTAITPVHRSDKSGTTANFTDYLSANAETVWTYGSVEEWPVQGGEAAQGTSGVANAVKGGQGTIGYIDSSQAADFSAVSVKVGDEFVAHSPEGAATALDASPFDEGRADTDLAIKIDRTTTEAGAYPVMLVSYLIGCAEYKDAAAAELVKGFFTTAISESGQESAASNAGSAPISDSLREKATTAIDAIK, encoded by the coding sequence GTGAAGATCTCCCGCATCGCCCAGCTGGGCGCTGTCGCCGCCATCGCGGCACTCACTCTCGCCGGCTGCGCGTCGAACGAGGGCGGTGCCGGCGCGGCACCCGTCTCCAGCGACGCCCCCGCGGGCCTCAGCGGCACGCTGACCGGCTCCGGCGCCACCTCGCAGCAGGTCGCCATCCAGTCCTGGACCGCTGAGTTCCAGACCACCAACCCCGACGTCACCGTGAACTACGACCCCGCCGGTTCCGGCACGGGCCGCGAGTCCTTCGGATCGGGCGCCGTCGCCTTCGCCGGCTCCGACCGTGCGTTCAAGGCCGACGAGATCTCCGCCGGACCGTTCGACGCGTGCGCCGCGGGCTCCGACCTCGTCGAGATCCCCGCGTACGTGTCGCCGATCGCGATCGTCTTCACCCTGGACGGCGTCGACTCGCTCGACCTCGACGCTGCCACGCTCGCGGGCATCTTCGCCGGCACCATCACCACCTGGAACGACCCGGCCATCGCCGCCACCAACTCCGGCGTGACCCTGCCCTCCACGGCCATCACCCCCGTCCACCGTTCGGACAAGTCGGGCACCACCGCCAACTTCACCGACTACCTCTCGGCGAACGCCGAGACGGTCTGGACCTACGGCTCGGTCGAGGAGTGGCCCGTGCAGGGCGGCGAGGCCGCTCAGGGCACGTCGGGTGTCGCCAACGCCGTCAAGGGCGGCCAGGGCACCATCGGCTACATCGACTCCTCGCAGGCCGCGGACTTCTCCGCCGTCAGCGTGAAGGTCGGCGACGAGTTCGTCGCCCACTCGCCCGAGGGCGCCGCGACCGCGCTCGACGCGTCGCCGTTCGACGAGGGCCGTGCCGACACCGATCTCGCCATCAAGATCGACCGCACCACCACCGAGGCCGGCGCCTACCCCGTCATGCTCGTCAGCTACCTCATCGGCTGCGCGGAGTACAAGGACGCGGCTGCCGCGGAGCTCGTGAAGGGCTTCTTCACCACCGCGATCAGCGAGAGCGGCCAGGAGTCGGCCGCCTCCAACGCGGGCAGCGCCCCCATCTCCGACTCGCTCCGCGAGAAGGCGACCACCGCGATCGACGCCATCAAGTAA
- a CDS encoding NUDIX hydrolase, which produces MTETAVYAAGGVVWREVEGKLTVLAVHRTGYADITLPKGKVDPGEMLAETAVREIFEETGIRVHLGIPVGISRYRLPSKRQKIVHYWSAHATEEAIRASTFRPNREIAALEWMTPKKALSSLSYPVDVEILQNFLRFVDDGVLSTFPIIVLRHAKATAREQWSGADAARPLNRRGVRQAQSIVGPLSAFGVRKIVSSDAVRCVTTVAPLAAALGRKIVRTSLISQDDWERGESDPRSVIGRRVRSGKPAVLCSHGPVLPDILSEIALATGTMRGSYLGSASSLEPASFSVVHLSTTNPGSGIIAIETHEPKP; this is translated from the coding sequence ATGACCGAGACCGCGGTCTACGCCGCGGGCGGTGTCGTCTGGCGCGAGGTGGAGGGCAAGCTCACGGTGCTCGCCGTCCACCGCACCGGCTACGCCGACATCACGCTGCCCAAGGGCAAGGTCGACCCCGGCGAGATGCTCGCCGAGACCGCCGTGCGCGAGATCTTCGAGGAGACCGGCATCCGCGTGCACCTCGGGATCCCGGTGGGCATCTCGCGCTACAGGCTGCCCAGCAAGCGCCAGAAGATCGTGCACTACTGGTCGGCCCACGCGACGGAGGAGGCGATCCGCGCCTCGACCTTCCGCCCGAACCGCGAGATCGCGGCGCTCGAGTGGATGACGCCGAAGAAGGCGCTGAGCTCGCTGAGCTACCCGGTCGACGTCGAGATCCTGCAGAACTTCCTCCGCTTCGTCGACGACGGCGTGCTCTCCACCTTCCCGATCATCGTCCTTCGGCATGCCAAGGCGACTGCGCGCGAGCAGTGGAGCGGAGCGGATGCGGCCCGGCCGCTGAACCGCCGCGGCGTGCGGCAGGCGCAGAGCATCGTCGGACCGCTGAGCGCCTTCGGCGTGCGCAAGATCGTCAGCAGCGACGCGGTGCGCTGCGTCACGACGGTGGCGCCGCTCGCGGCCGCGCTGGGGCGGAAGATCGTGCGCACGTCGCTCATCAGCCAGGACGACTGGGAGCGCGGCGAGTCCGATCCCCGCTCAGTGATCGGACGTCGGGTGCGGTCGGGCAAGCCGGCGGTGCTCTGCAGCCACGGGCCCGTGCTGCCCGACATCCTCAGCGAGATCGCGCTCGCCACCGGAACCATGCGCGGCTCCTATCTGGGAAGCGCGTCATCTCTCGAACCCGCCTCCTTCTCCGTGGTGCATCTCTCCACCACGAACCCGGGATCGGGCATCATCGCCATCGAGACGCACGAACCGAAGCCCTGA
- the pstA gene encoding phosphate ABC transporter permease PstA yields the protein MTTLAPAPVTAARVPETLRSGRLARWVPWALLAASLLVMLAVFLVMDGVSGGGLNYGGWLVTSAVVYLVLITVISSIVEGTRKATDRFVTGLVTVAFLIAMVPLVSVAITVVANGVARFDPLFFSNSMRNVVGPGGGALHAIIGTLLVTLAAAVISIPIGLMTAIYLVEYGKDNRMARGITFLVDVMTGIPSIVAGLFAYALFAIFLGPGARLGIMGAIALAVLMIPVVVRSTEEMLRLVPNELREASFALGVPKWLTIVKVVLPTAIAGITTGVMLSISRVIGETAPLLITAGFTDSVNYNLFDGRMQTLPVYTYTQYANQGIPPEAYTDRAWAAALTLILIVMLLNLVARVIAKVFSPKTGR from the coding sequence ATGACCACTCTTGCTCCCGCACCCGTCACGGCCGCGCGCGTCCCCGAGACGCTGCGCAGCGGCCGCCTCGCCCGCTGGGTCCCCTGGGCCCTCCTCGCAGCATCCCTGCTCGTCATGCTCGCCGTCTTCCTCGTCATGGACGGCGTCTCCGGTGGCGGACTGAACTACGGCGGCTGGCTCGTCACGTCCGCGGTCGTCTACCTCGTGCTCATCACCGTGATCTCGAGCATCGTCGAAGGCACCCGCAAGGCCACCGACCGCTTCGTGACCGGCCTGGTCACGGTGGCCTTCCTCATTGCGATGGTCCCGCTCGTGTCGGTCGCGATCACCGTCGTCGCCAACGGCGTCGCCCGCTTCGACCCGCTGTTCTTCAGCAACTCCATGCGCAACGTCGTCGGCCCCGGGGGCGGCGCGCTGCACGCCATCATCGGCACGCTGCTGGTGACGCTGGCCGCGGCGGTGATCTCCATCCCGATCGGTCTCATGACCGCCATCTACCTCGTCGAGTACGGCAAGGACAACCGGATGGCGCGGGGCATCACCTTCCTCGTCGACGTGATGACCGGCATCCCGTCCATCGTCGCCGGACTCTTCGCGTACGCCCTGTTCGCGATCTTCCTCGGCCCCGGCGCACGCCTCGGCATCATGGGTGCGATCGCACTCGCCGTGCTGATGATCCCGGTCGTCGTGCGCTCCACCGAGGAGATGCTGCGGCTCGTCCCCAACGAGCTGCGCGAGGCGTCGTTCGCGCTCGGGGTGCCGAAGTGGCTGACCATCGTCAAGGTCGTGCTCCCGACGGCCATCGCAGGCATCACCACCGGCGTCATGCTGTCGATCTCGCGCGTCATCGGCGAGACCGCCCCCCTGCTGATCACGGCCGGGTTCACCGACTCGGTGAACTACAACCTGTTCGACGGCCGCATGCAGACGCTGCCGGTCTACACGTACACGCAGTACGCGAACCAGGGCATCCCGCCGGAGGCCTACACCGACCGCGCCTGGGCCGCCGCCCTGACGCTCATCCTCATCGTCATGCTCCTCAACCTCGTCGCGCGGGTCATCGCCAAGGTGTTCTCGCCCAAGACCGGTCGCTGA
- a CDS encoding RNA degradosome polyphosphate kinase — MIEHDLLDAGLGDADDDDFDEAFEAADAQLPENRYLDREVSWLAFNKRVLELSEDPNVPLLERANFLAIFASNLDEFFMVRVAGLKRRIITGLAVPTNVGRAAQDVLTDISGEAHRLQERHADAWTTLVRPALADAGVEVISWPELSDIERENLSEYFQSQVFPVLMPLAVDPAHPFPYISGLSLNLAIRIRNARTGRQEFARLKVPPMLPRLIEVPHDPDTNIIRYLPLEDLISNHLGDLFPGMEILDHHTFRLTRNEDVVIEEDETENLIQALEAELLRRRFGPPIRLEVTDDMDDVTLDLLISELSITAQEVYRLPGLLDLRGLFGLSRIDRPELKYPPHVPKTAVPFQPAEQNGRADLFAAIRAGDVLVHHPYESFATSVQAFLEQAARDPHVLAIKQTLYRTSGDSPIVQALIDAAESGKQVLALVEVKARFDEAANIVWARKLEKAGVHVVYGLVGLKTHCKLALVIREEDGVLRHYAHIGTGNYNPKTSRIYEDFGLFTDDDQVGRDLTRLFNELSGYAIEKKFKRLLVAPLHLRKGLLRAIDKERRNAQAGKPAHIRIKVNSMVDEQIIDALYRASQAGVPVEVWVRGICSIKPGVPGMSENITVRSILGRYLEHSRIFAFHNDGDPQVYIGSADMMHRNLDRRVEALVRVVAPAHVKELTDLFDFAMADTTSSWWLGADGEWTRHSTDADGAPLVDLQERTMAAIQRRRRARAVR, encoded by the coding sequence ATGATCGAACACGACCTGCTCGATGCCGGACTGGGCGATGCGGACGACGACGACTTCGACGAGGCGTTCGAGGCGGCCGACGCGCAGCTGCCCGAGAACAGGTACCTCGACCGCGAGGTCAGCTGGCTCGCCTTCAACAAGCGGGTGCTGGAGCTGTCGGAGGACCCGAACGTCCCGCTGCTCGAGCGGGCGAACTTCCTGGCCATCTTCGCCAGCAACCTCGACGAGTTCTTCATGGTGCGCGTCGCGGGCCTCAAGCGCCGCATCATCACCGGCCTGGCCGTGCCCACCAACGTCGGGCGCGCGGCGCAGGACGTCCTGACCGACATCTCCGGCGAGGCGCACCGCCTGCAGGAGCGGCACGCGGATGCCTGGACCACCCTGGTGCGGCCCGCTCTGGCCGATGCGGGCGTCGAGGTCATCTCGTGGCCCGAGCTGTCGGACATCGAGCGGGAGAACCTGTCGGAGTACTTCCAGTCGCAGGTGTTCCCCGTGCTCATGCCGCTGGCCGTCGACCCGGCGCACCCGTTCCCCTACATCTCGGGCCTGTCGCTGAACCTCGCGATCCGCATCCGCAACGCCCGCACAGGTCGCCAGGAGTTCGCGCGACTGAAGGTGCCGCCGATGCTGCCCCGGCTGATCGAGGTCCCCCATGACCCCGACACGAACATCATCCGGTACCTGCCGCTCGAAGACCTGATCTCCAATCACCTGGGCGACCTGTTCCCCGGCATGGAGATCCTCGACCACCACACCTTCCGCCTCACCCGCAACGAAGACGTGGTCATCGAGGAGGACGAGACCGAGAACCTCATCCAGGCCCTGGAGGCCGAGCTGCTGCGCCGCCGGTTCGGTCCCCCGATCCGGCTCGAGGTCACCGACGACATGGACGACGTCACCCTCGACCTGCTCATCAGCGAGCTGTCGATCACCGCGCAGGAGGTCTACCGCCTGCCCGGGCTCCTCGACCTCCGGGGGCTCTTCGGCCTCAGCCGCATCGACCGTCCGGAGCTCAAGTACCCCCCGCACGTGCCGAAGACCGCCGTGCCGTTCCAGCCCGCCGAGCAGAACGGACGCGCCGATCTCTTCGCGGCGATCCGCGCCGGCGACGTGCTCGTCCACCACCCGTACGAGTCCTTCGCCACGAGCGTCCAGGCGTTCCTCGAGCAGGCCGCGCGCGACCCGCACGTGCTGGCCATCAAGCAGACGCTCTACCGCACCTCGGGCGACAGCCCCATCGTGCAGGCGCTCATCGACGCCGCCGAGTCCGGGAAGCAGGTGCTCGCGCTGGTCGAGGTCAAGGCCCGCTTCGACGAGGCCGCGAACATCGTCTGGGCGCGCAAGCTCGAGAAGGCCGGCGTGCACGTCGTGTACGGCCTGGTGGGCCTGAAGACCCACTGCAAGCTCGCACTCGTCATCCGCGAGGAGGACGGCGTGCTGCGCCACTACGCCCACATCGGCACGGGCAACTACAACCCGAAGACCAGCCGGATCTACGAGGACTTCGGCCTCTTCACCGACGACGACCAGGTCGGCCGCGACCTCACCCGCCTCTTCAACGAGCTGTCGGGCTACGCGATCGAGAAGAAGTTCAAGCGCCTGCTCGTCGCGCCGCTGCACCTGCGGAAGGGGCTGCTGCGGGCCATCGACAAGGAGCGCCGCAACGCGCAGGCGGGCAAGCCCGCGCACATCCGCATCAAGGTCAACTCGATGGTCGACGAGCAGATCATCGACGCGCTCTACCGCGCCAGCCAGGCCGGAGTGCCCGTCGAGGTCTGGGTGCGCGGCATCTGCTCCATCAAGCCCGGCGTGCCGGGCATGAGCGAGAACATCACGGTCCGCAGCATCCTGGGTCGCTACCTGGAGCATTCGCGGATCTTCGCCTTCCACAACGACGGCGACCCGCAGGTCTACATCGGCAGCGCCGACATGATGCACCGCAACCTCGACCGCCGCGTCGAGGCGCTCGTGCGGGTCGTCGCCCCCGCGCACGTCAAGGAGCTCACCGACCTGTTCGACTTCGCGATGGCCGACACCACCAGCTCGTGGTGGCTGGGCGCCGACGGCGAGTGGACTCGGCACAGCACCGACGCCGACGGAGCCCCGCTCGTCGACCTGCAGGAGCGCACGATGGCGGCCATCCAGCGCCGCCGCCGGGCACGGGCGGTGCGATGA